The DNA region TTTTCCAGCAAACCTATCTTAACAGTCCTGGTATTTTGTTAATGTGTTACGTGAGTGATGGTGCGATAAACTGGGATAGTTTACCTGTAAGGCTACTACTCTCAGTAGAACCctttttctctaagagtgtagCTCACAGGTAGCCAATAAGAGCGACTCCACCTGGCGCCTGCGGCTTTCCTGTTGATAGGTTAGCGTGCAAGACAAGAGCGATAGCCTTTACCTCATTTATGTACTTGAGCGTTCAGAAATAGGATCTAATAACGACTTTATTCGAGGAGGAAAATTCTAACGAAAAGTTATACAGGTTTGAATTCATACATTAACTTTGTGTATTGATAAGATACATACAAAATAACACGAGGGTCTTGCCGAGTTAAAAATGTGACTGTTTATAATTCAAAATAGCTCACGTAAACTATACGGATTAAGATTAGAAATGTTTTGCCTTTATAAATATTTGTCCTATAAGTTCTATTTATAGGCCTTATGGTTGAATGAATGGGTGCTTTTGACTTCAACAATGAAGCCTAGGCTACATTATATTTAAAATAGTAGGCCTAAACATTTTCTTTCGACAATTTGCTACTTTTAGCCTACTCTTGTTTGTGTTGCTAAAATAATGTCAGTGTTGTAGCCTATATGATCATCTGATGTTACCTTATACTATACTGTTTGTAATATAGGCCTAATGAGACCAACCGTTATTTCGAATAAACACATATTGTTCATTTTAAAATGAATTACTGTATCTGTCGGTACTGGCGTAAGCTATTTGTCCTTTTGCTAAAATGAACATGATCATAATGCAATTCACTCTTGAGCTTAATATTTAATATGGCAAATTTATCTCATTTCAAAAGAAAAAAGTACATACATGTAGATgggaaataaatacaaataagtaGCCTCCATGATTAATCAAATAGGCTACAACGAAATTGTAAATGAAACGAAAAGTGTGTTAATACATTTAAACTTGCGTTTGATGTATAGCATGTTATTAATTCCTTATTAGCCTAAATGTATAACTATTCTTAGTTTtgtattatcatcattattacgTTCTAAAGTAGGCTATAAATAGGGCCATGATCACACTGTCATTCATATCAGCCTACTTTGTTTAGGGCTACAGCGTAATAACAGTATGTGAATATCACAGCTGAAAAAATAAAGTTAGCATTCTTTGATCAGAGTGAGAGATGGATTCGCAGACGAAGGCTGACCCGATGCGCGTGCTCGTCACGGGCGGATCCGGTTTGGTCGGGAAGGCCATCGAGCACGTGGTGAAACAGGAAGGCGGCTGTCTCGAGGGCGAGCAGTGGACCTTCCTGTCCTCCAAAGAGGCCAACTTCGTGTAAGTTATGTCACATGAACTTCATATTCTCAGCAGAACTGGTCTGGCAGATAAAAATGACTTGCCTATATAGCGATGCCATGATCCCATATTCTACATGCCCGAGAAACACCAGCATGTCTGTTCTACATAACATATTTATACAGTCATGTTGCACTGTATGAAATCTTGTTATGACCCTTTTACATCTGGGGCTGGTTTTGTGGTTCCAACAGGAACAAATAGATCAAATAAATTCCCCAAATAAGTTCACTCAAAATTATTATATTCTATTCTCTGCTATTCTATTATTTTCGAATCTATTCTATCGATATGTAGATTGATgcatagatacagtatatatttatagAGTTTCTATATAGTTCCTGTTGGAACCACATTAAATGTTTAGCTAATTACATTCGTGCATGTATACTTTTATGAGATTGATCTGTTTCCCATTAAAtgggatggtgatgatgatgatgacagttGTTCTGCCAGAGATCTACAACAGACAAGAGCAGTGTTTGAGAAGTATCGGCCCACCCATGTCATCCACCTGGCTGCCAAGGTGGGAGGACTCTATCTTCACATGAAGGAGAACCTACACTTTCTGGTGAGCTTACCTAAATACCCAGTTTGTTTCAATACCTAGGCTATACGTTTCTGTCCCAAACTACATTTGTTCAATCAGGGATGGGTCCAGAAATTCGGAACAGGCATTTCTAACTCACTGGTCCATTTTTTTGCCTGGTGCCCCAATTGTTAACCAAATAATGATAATTCTGCACAAAACCCCCAACTTGGACAGGCTGATGGGCTGAAGATGGAACCAGCCCATCTGACATTTTGGCTGAACTGCCTAAAGGCCAGTCCGTGAAATGGTTTGTCTTATCTAGCTACCAGTTGAATGCACCGACTGGAAGCAGCTCTGGAAAAGGTCTTCTGCTAAATGACCTGAACGTAAATGTTCACCTGGCTGGGCAACTACTTAGGCTGAAATTCAATTGAACTTGTCAAAGCGAAGTTTGCACAGTGACTTTGTTGGCAAATGTATTCATCTTAATTACAAAAGTGTATTAATCCATctgtttattattatatatttttttaaatctttatttaactaggcaagttagttaagaacaaattcgtatttacaatgacgggctaaAGCGTAATAACAGTATGTGAATATCACAACTGAAAAAATTAAAGTTAGTATTCTTTGATCAGAGTGAGAGATGGTTTCGCAGACGAAGGCTGAGCCGATGTGCGTGCTCGTCACGGGCTGAGTGTTAGTGAGGAGTGTTTACAGGGGAGCTTCTTATCACTGTCTCCAAATGCATTCTTTGAATTCATTTGTGTAAAAACAAGTTATTGTGTAAAGCCGCAATACAGGTTTTATTGAATTGAGACCACAGTGTTTTGCCTTCACAGAGGGACAACCTTCGCATCAATGACAACGTGCTGCAGACGTCTCACGAAAGGGGCGTCACCAAGGTGGTGTCCTGTCTGTCCAGCTGCATCTTTCCTGACAAGACCACATACCCTATCGATGAGAGCATGGTTAGTTGAACAACCAGTAAGACCATATCAATGAGAGCATGTTGTGTTTAACCTTAATACTAAAATACTATGGTGGCatcaaatggcacccaattccctatatagtacattaTTTTTAACCAGAGCCATaatgaccctggtcaaaagtaggagTTCAACAGtttatggtgccatttgggactcagcctagTATGTGCCAAGTGACAGTAGAACTACTGTATGTTTGGGAACCTCTGGCCCTCCAAACTGTGATTTTTAATAAAAGCTGGGGTATGATCACTCATGCTTTCTTCCCCTTCCCACAGATCCACAATGGGCCTCCACACGACTCAAACTTTGGCTACTCACATGCCAAAAGAATGATTGATATTCAGAACAGGTGAGCTGGTGACTAATCTGTTACCTGAGCAGGTACATTAGCACACATTTGAAAGACCCACTCCAGCCTCCCTAGCACCTCATTTATCACCTGATGGACTTAACAAAAGATGCATTTCAGTAGCTGGTGCAGGCCCATCATTATATGGCACAGCCCAGCtcgcacataatgttctgagaaccatgtgtttcttctgtgggaatttcagtactttagcataacatttcctacaggtttcctcgtggttctatttaaagttatGCTCTCAGAaagttaagaaacaacgttcttctgtgggaatttcagaaTTTCAGcgtaacgtttcctacaggtttcctcatggttctttTTAGTAAtattctcagaacattaagaaaactttccattaaaacaacaagagcgttctaaaatgtttatttattaacatatacattccgttctcagcgtcaacaaaactctctctatcctctatcttgttaagtgagTTCAGGAagtggccacacctgatctttaTGAgcgcttgtttcctttgaaatggggtctgtttgaatagactaaaatacaCAGCTTTGTAAGAGctaaaaaaacatggcatgctagcttcaacctggtggcgcagtggactgATTCCATGGATAGGAAACATAAGATCATAGGTTCAAATCTTATAGGCTCCTTGTGACTATAAAAAAAGagatgtgtttgcatgattaatgcctaagcaatTTCATTTCCATGTGTCCCATCTGTGCTTGAtgttcaaaacagttaacctaagctagcagtgttattaaaagtcttattgaaacatgttctcagaacgttatttaattaccttcaaataacctataatttcatTATCAGAacattaataaaacctcccaggaaaactttcagggaatcattgtaaaacgttctcagaacgtcCCTGCAACCAAAAAATGAATGTTCTCAGAACGTAAAAAAAGTCAGCTTCACCGGTCAGGAAACTTAGGCTtttgttcccagaaccaatgggaaaccaaaaacatatgttcccacaacttccaaggaacctcTATTGCTCTGCTATTGTTCTGGGAAGCAAGAAGGAAGGCCGATGACATCGGTATGCATCCATCAGACTAACCCCTTGAATTGCCAACTCCTTGAATTTCGCaattgtgtaaaaaaaaacactgtccccccccccaaaaatctaccCTTAAGGGTTTGTACCTTGTATTGTATGTGTACTTagaatattatttaaaaaaatagctGGAGTGGGTCATTAATGTTCTAAccacaacgtgtgtgtgtgtgtgtggggacttGATTGACAACAGGGGATACTTTGCGCAGCATGGGCGCCGCTACACCGCCGTAATCCCGACTAACGTGTATGGTCCCTATGACAACTTCAACTTTGAAAATGGTCACGTGCTCTCGGCACTCATGCATAAGACATATGCTGCTAAAAGTAAGTAACactcacaataacacacacacacacacacacacacaccctacacctacacctacacacaccctaCACCTACACAGGAAGAACaaaaaggacatcaaccacccgagccactgcctgttcaccccgctatcatccagaagtcgaggtcagtacaggtgcatcaaagctggggccgagagactgaaaaacagcttctatctcaaggccatcagactgttaaacagcattCACTAACAtaaagaggctgctgcctacatacagactcaaatcactggccactttaataaatggatttgataaaggtatcactagtcactttaaataacgccactttaataatgtctacatatcctacattactcatctcatatgtatatactgtattctataccatctactgcatcttgcctatgccgcactgccatcgctcatccatatatttatatgtacatattcttattcattcctttacacttgtgtgtataaggtagttgttgtgaatttgttagatattactgcgctgtcagaactagaagcacaagcatttcgctacactcgcattaacatctgctaagcatgtgtatgtgaccaatacaatttgatttgatttgacgcacacacagacagacagacagatacaaacACTTACTCCTTTCTACTCTCCTTGTAACAGAGGAGGGAACCCCGCTACAGGTGTGGGGCTCTGGAACACCCAGGAGACAATTCATCTACTCTCTGGTATGTTTAGTGAattactctctgtgtgtgtgtgtgtgtgtgtgtgtgtgtgtgtgtgtgtgtgtgtgtgtgtgtgtgtgtgtgtgtgtgcactgacaCGCACGCACAATGTCAgatatgtgtgtgtacattaaatctgtgtgtgtgttttctcaggATGTAGCACGTCTGTTCCTCTGGGTGCTGCGGGAGTATGATGAGATTGACCCCATCATTCTCTCTGGTGAGTCCaacatggggtgtgtgtgtgtgtgtgatatcagTCAATATGTGTGTGTACCATATGTAACTGGACCAAGCTCCTTTGACCCTTGTATCTCAcagtgggggaggaggaggagctccCCATCAAGGACGCCGTAGAGATGATTGCAGATGCCCTGGACTTCAAAGGTCAAATAGTTGTATCCTTCCACAGGCTGTGTACGCCTGATAGGAGTTGCccctaggcacagatctaggatcagcgtaTCTTCCCCAattccttaccttaaccattattCAAAtttgaccttagatcagtgtctagaaCCAATCTAGTAGAATCCTTAGTACAACACCAGCAACCACATGTAGAGGTTCATTACACCTGTTGGACTGACAGACGTACAGATGTAGTACATTAAAAGCCCACTCGGACTGGCTACCCCCCCCATATCCGTTGCACTGTAACTATGCCATCTCCCTGTGCTTTGCCTTTTGTGGCCCTTGACCTATGACATCAGTTCGACACCAGCAAGTCAGACGGTCAGATGAAGAAGACGGCCAGCAACGCCAAGCTGCGACGCTACCTCCCTGACTTCACCTTCACGCCGCTCTCTGAAGGTCCGAGATCCAAATATTGAGGGTTGTATTTTCTGTCCAGAAAACAACTCAATATTGTAGTTGGAATTAGTTGCCTTGTAAATAACACAGACGCATTACAGCATGATATTTGATACCTATCTGGTTATTGGTCGTTTTATGATTATGATGAAAGGAACGTTCACAGTGATTAAACCACTCTTCCAAAATGCACAGTATCCATAGATGACTGACTGTGTCTCTGCTCCCCTACAGGTATCAAGAAGACCTGTGATTGGTTCGTGAACAACTACGACATAGCCCGAACTTGAAGACAAATGAAGATCGAGACATGAATATTGTTTAATGAAAAAGACGAGGGCTACGTCCCAATACTACTACTGTGCCTTCCTGGTCTTGTGTCCTTGCCTTCATGTCAACTGATAAGTGAAAGTTCTGGATAGGTTTCACCATATGGCCGGTTAAGTTCTGTCAGATCAGTGGGCATGAAGTAAAGGCACACAGCACTCACAATTTCTGTACTCACAATACCCCACCTTGTTGTTCTCCCCAGAACTGTCTGGAAACCATTTTGGATCCTTTCTCCTCTATTTGCACCGTTGATGTCAGGGATTGACATTAAGGTTTGAAAGGCTCTTGCCCATTGGACAGCAGTATTTTTTGTTGGTTGCCTGATGATTACTGTCACTTGACAGAAAATGTTAAAGTAGTTGTTTACAAGCAAAATTGTCACTTAAatggatactttgggattttggcaatgaggcccattatctacttccccagagtctgtTTAACTcctggataccatttttatgtctctatgtccagtatgaaggaacttagaggtagttttgtgagccaatggtaactagcgttagcgcaatgattGGAAGTTTATGGgtgtctgctagcatgctagGAAGCAAAACAATCAGTTTGGATGCGTAACTTTTGCAGAGCAAGAGACCCTCTACAACCTGGTTGTAAGCATACCGGCTCTGGGAGACTTAGATTTAGACGCACAGCTCACAACCGAGAGCAATAGGGTATACTATTGTCTGGCGTTCTGTTCGCCCTGACCAAAAGTTATGCTTCCTGTGTAGCAGGACCAACATTTTTTAAGTGTAGCCCCTATGTTAGGCTACTGAAATTCTGTTTTAAAAAATCCCCTGCCTAATGGGGCAACCACAGAGCAGGTTCAACTTGCCCGACTGCTCAGCTCCAGGCAATAGGGCAACCCTTAAGGTCAATCCCTGATTACATGTCCTTCCCTGATGGTGGCTGAACTGGTCCAGCCACCTGATCACCTACAGTATGACTACCAGTTACTATGAGCAATACTGCAGGGTAATGTGTTCACACTCAAATACATCACATTATTTTAAT from Salvelinus namaycush isolate Seneca unplaced genomic scaffold, SaNama_1.0 Scaffold3844, whole genome shotgun sequence includes:
- the LOC120040846 gene encoding GDP-L-fucose synthase-like yields the protein MDSQTKADPMRVLVTGGSGLVGKAIEHVVKQEGGCLEGEQWTFLSSKEANFVDLQQTRAVFEKYRPTHVIHLAAKVGGLYLHMKENLHFLRDNLRINDNVLQTSHERGVTKVVSCLSSCIFPDKTTYPIDESMIHNGPPHDSNFGYSHAKRMIDIQNRGYFAQHGRRYTAVIPTNVYGPYDNFNFENGHVLSALMHKTYAAKKEGTPLQVWGSGTPRRQFIYSLDVARLFLWVLREYDEIDPIILSVGEEEELPIKDAVEMIADALDFKGQIVFDTSKSDGQMKKTASNAKLRRYLPDFTFTPLSEGIKKTCDWFVNNYDIART